The DNA sequence TGACAATGGCTGTCTGGTCATCAAGACCGGCCAATACACCGGACGGTCCCCCAAGGACCGCTACATCGTCCGCGATGACATGACCCGGGACACCGTTGCCTGGGGCAAGGTCAATGTCCCCATGGAACCGGCCGTTTATGAGAAGCTCAAGCAGAAGGTGATGGCTCACATCGCCGACCGCAAAATGTACCTGGTGAAATCCAAGGCCGGTGCCGATCCGGATCATTCCCTCAAGCTGAACATCCTGTGCGAAAATCCGGCTCAGGCTGTGTTTGCCAGCCAGATCTTCATCAAGGACACCGCCCGCACCGGCTACGACGCCGATTTCACCGTCATCGCCGTACCGTCTCTGAAAGCCAGAGGCGCCGAGGACGGAGTCCATTCCGAAGCCTTCATCATCCTCAACTTCACCGAACGCCTCGTTCTGATCGGCGGATCCCTGTATTCGGGCGAAATCAAGAAATCCATTTTCTCCGTCATGAACTACCTCCTGCCGGAGCGCCATATTCTGCCGATGCACTGCTCCGCCAACATGGCGGAAGACGGCCGCACCGCTCTGTTCTTCGGTCTGTCCGGCACCGGCAAGACCACCCTCTCGGCTGACGAGAGCCGCAAGCTGATCGGTGATGACGAGCATGGCTGGAACGAGCATGGCGTCTTCAACTTCGAAGGCGGCTGCTATGCCAAGACCATCAACCTGGATCCCGAAAAGGAAAAGGAAATCTATCAGGCGCTTCGCTTCGGCTCCGTCCTGGAAAACGTCGTGATCGACGCCGATCGCTCTCCGGATTATTCCGATGACAGCCTGACGGAAAACACCCGCGGCACCTACCCCATCGAGTACATCTCCAACGCGGAGCTGTCCGGCATGGGCGGAGTTCCCGATACCATCGTATTCCTGACAGCCGATGCCTTCGGCGTTATCCCCCCGATCTCCCGCCTGACCCGCGAGGCAGCCATGTACCATTTCATGAGCGGCTATACCTCAAAGCTGGCCGGCACGGAGCGCGGCATCACCGAGCCCCAGACCACCTTCTCCGCCCTCTTCGGCGAACCCTTCATGGCCCGTCCCATCGAAGAGTATGCCCGGCTCCTGGGTGAAAAGATTGACCGCCATCAGACTGAAGTCTACCTGATCAACACCGGCTGGACCGGCGGCAAGTACGGCGTCGGCAAGCGCATGTCCCTGCCCCTGACCCGCCGCATGGTCAATGCCGCAGTGAACGGAGAACTCAAGCAGGCCAACTACCGCCACGATGAGATCTTCAACCTGGAAGTTCCGGTCCATATCGAAGGCGTGCCGGATGATCTCCTCAATCCCCGCACCCAGTGGCAGGACGCGGCCGATTACGAAAAGACCGCCCGCGAACTGGCTCAGGGCTTTGTCAAGAACTTCAGCCGCTTTCCCGGAGTCGGCGAAGACATCGTCAATGCCGGACCCAGACAATAATCAACCCGAAACCTTCATCC is a window from the Clostridiaceae bacterium HFYG-1003 genome containing:
- the pckA gene encoding phosphoenolpyruvate carboxykinase (ATP), with protein sequence MEQLFGIKQENLIENLSVTQLIEKAVCDGNGKLADNGCLVIKTGQYTGRSPKDRYIVRDDMTRDTVAWGKVNVPMEPAVYEKLKQKVMAHIADRKMYLVKSKAGADPDHSLKLNILCENPAQAVFASQIFIKDTARTGYDADFTVIAVPSLKARGAEDGVHSEAFIILNFTERLVLIGGSLYSGEIKKSIFSVMNYLLPERHILPMHCSANMAEDGRTALFFGLSGTGKTTLSADESRKLIGDDEHGWNEHGVFNFEGGCYAKTINLDPEKEKEIYQALRFGSVLENVVIDADRSPDYSDDSLTENTRGTYPIEYISNAELSGMGGVPDTIVFLTADAFGVIPPISRLTREAAMYHFMSGYTSKLAGTERGITEPQTTFSALFGEPFMARPIEEYARLLGEKIDRHQTEVYLINTGWTGGKYGVGKRMSLPLTRRMVNAAVNGELKQANYRHDEIFNLEVPVHIEGVPDDLLNPRTQWQDAADYEKTARELAQGFVKNFSRFPGVGEDIVNAGPRQ